Part of the Longimicrobium sp. genome is shown below.
TGGGCGATGGGCGTGGACGAGGCCATCGAGGCCGAGGCCCAGGCCCAGGCCATCTGCATGCAGACCGAGGACTTCGCGCGTGCGTTCCGCGCCTTCGCGGCGAAGGAAAAGCCGGTGTTCCAGGGGAATTGAAGTGCTGAGTGCTGAGTGCGCCGCGAGATCGCGCCCTCTCCGGCTCGCTTAGGCTCGCCACCTCTCCCGTACCGGGAGAGGTAGCCGCACGACCATTCGTGCGGATCGCGACGGATGGTGCTCACCACGCCGATGGAGTCCGCGAAGGCGGACTGCGTGTCGTTGTAGCCGCGAGTTCACTCGCATCGTCTCGATCACCAACCACCTCCCCCATCTTTTCGTCCTCGCGCTGAATGCCTGACCGCACCTTCCTCCGCTGGCCTTTCTTCGACGACGCGCACCGCGAGATGGCGGCGCGGCTGGCGGAGTGGGCGGCGCGCGAGGTGGCGCTGCCTGCGCATCCGGCCGACGGCGGCGTGGACGACGCCTGCCGCGCGCTCGTGCGCCGGCTCGCGGACGGGGGATGGCTGCGCTGGGCCGTGCCCGCGCCGTACGGCGGCGCGCTGGAGCGGCTCGACGTGCGCTCCCTCTGCATCGCGCGCGAGACGCTGGCGTACCACTCCGGGCTGGCGGACTTCGCGTTCGCCATGCAGGGCCTTGGCTCGGGGGCCATCTCCCTGTTCGGGTCGGATGATCAGAAGCGGCGCTGGCTCCCCTCCGTCGCGTCGGGAGATGCAATCGCCGCGTTCGCCATCTCCGAGAGCGAAGCCGGCTCCGACGTCGGGGCGATGACGACGACGGCGCGGCAAGATGGTGACGGCTTCGTCATCGACGGCGCCAAGACGTGGATCTCCAACGCGGGGATCGCGGACCGCTACGTCGTGTTCGTGCGCTATCCCGAGGCCGGCGAGCGGGGATTCGCCGCGCTGGTGGTGGACGCGGACAACCCCGGGCTTCGCGTGGCCGAGCGCATCGACGTCACCGCGCCGCACCCGCTGGGGACGCTGGAGTTCGACGGATGCCGCGTCGGCGCGGACGCGCTGCTGGGCGAGGCGGGCGGGGGAATGAAGGTGGCGCTGGGCACGCTCGACGTCTTCCGCTCCACCGTCGGCGCGGCGGCGCTGGGGTTCGCGCGGCGCGCGCTGGACGAGGCCGTCGCGTGGACGGCCGGGCGCCGCGTGTTCGGCATCCCCCTGGCCGAGCACCAGCTCACGCGCGCGGCGATCGCGGAGATGGCCGTGGACGTGGACACCAGCGCGCTCCTCGTGTACCGCGCCGCGTGGACGCGCGACGCCAGCGCCGCGCGCGTCACCCGCGAGGCGGCGATGGCCAAGCTCCACGCCACCGAGGCCGCCCAGCGCGTGGTCGACCGCGCCGTCCAGCTCCTCGGCGCGCGCGGCGTGGTGCGCGATTCCGTCGTCGAGACGCTGTACCGCGACGTGCGCGCGCTCCGCATCTACGAAGGCACCAGCGAGGTCCAGAAGCTGGTGATCGCCGCCCAGGTGCGCGCTACCGAGCGCTGATCACCGCCGCAGCGCTCCGTAACCTCGCCCCCGCGCGTCACGAGCGAAGCGAGCCCATCCCTCCCCCAGTCGGTTTTGGGGGAGGGACAGGCGCGAAGCGCCAGGGAGAGGGCCTGCGGCGGCGCAGGCGTGCATCCGGCCTGCCCCTTGCGGCCCATCTCCATCC
Proteins encoded:
- a CDS encoding acyl-CoA dehydrogenase family protein, translating into MPDRTFLRWPFFDDAHREMAARLAEWAAREVALPAHPADGGVDDACRALVRRLADGGWLRWAVPAPYGGALERLDVRSLCIARETLAYHSGLADFAFAMQGLGSGAISLFGSDDQKRRWLPSVASGDAIAAFAISESEAGSDVGAMTTTARQDGDGFVIDGAKTWISNAGIADRYVVFVRYPEAGERGFAALVVDADNPGLRVAERIDVTAPHPLGTLEFDGCRVGADALLGEAGGGMKVALGTLDVFRSTVGAAALGFARRALDEAVAWTAGRRVFGIPLAEHQLTRAAIAEMAVDVDTSALLVYRAAWTRDASAARVTREAAMAKLHATEAAQRVVDRAVQLLGARGVVRDSVVETLYRDVRALRIYEGTSEVQKLVIAAQVRATER